The Halomonas sp. 'Soap Lake #6' genomic sequence GGTAAATCGCCGGGCCGTGTGTTTCATACTTATAGGGCACCCAAACTCTCCAAATAAACTAATTCGCAGTTGGCAGTCCGCAAGGCAACCGTGCCCTGACACTCAGCTACCGAGTATATAAGCCGCTATTATTAACTTCGATCAACCTAACTGCTTTCGCTGAGCTTGCTCATAAAATCCAACACCTCACTCTCGGTGAGGCCTGTCTTAACCGGCGTGCTATCGGCACTGCCGTTAACAATAAGATTAAATCGGCCTGCCTCGCCCACCAGGCATACATCGGCGGGTGTGCGACGGGCGCAGCCTTTGGCGCAGCCGGATAGATGTACGCTGCTGTTTTTCAGGCCGCTTAACCGTTCGGCAAGGGGCTGGGTCGCAACACTCGCCTGTTCACAGTAGGGCGCGCCGGGGCAGGCATCCATTAATAGCCGCGGGTCGCTATTATGCCGGATTAAGCCGTCATCCGCTGGCCCAGAGCCACCTTTTAACAACAAGCGACGCCAGGGTGTTACCTGCACGGCGGTGACCGTGGTGGGCGCTACCAAATCACGCAGCATTGAGGCGGTGGCGCGCCCAAAGGGTAGCCCCACCGCCTGGCCAGCGAGGTGGCTGCCCAGCGCCAGCTTAGCGCCGGGGGGCGCTGGGGCCGTATCGGTGGGCGCCCACTCCGGCAGTGGCGCTTTATGGCGGCGCATACGTCCGGAATCCCAGCCGCCGCTCTCCACAAACCAGTGGGTTAGACGGATTAGCTGCTCAACGGCGGCTTCCGCATCGCTAACTGCTGTGCCTAACGGATGACCATCGCCACGCACCAGCAGGCCGCCCTCCATTGAGCGCTCAACACGAAAATCGGCGGCGCTATAGCTCAATACCGGCGCTTTGCCCGCATCGATGGCGATACCCACCTTGCCCGGCATGGCGGCTAACTCACTGCCCCGCGCCTGCAACAAGCTGGCAATGGTAGGCGAGTCATCCCCCGCTTGCCAGTGCGGGGCCAGCATCAGCTGCGGCTGACGTTCTGCTTCCGGGTCGGCGCTGACCAACTGGTGCTCAACCAGAAAGGCCATTAACGGCGGCCAACTGGCGTCGGTCACGCCGCGCAGCTGGAAATTAGCCCGGCTGGTGAGCTCGATCAAACCACTGCCGAAGGTTTCGGCGGCTTCGCATAGCGCCAGCATCTGTTGCCGCGATAGCTCGCCCAAGGGCGGACGCACCCGCACCAACAGGCCATCGCCGGTGGCCATGGGGCGCCACGCGCCGGGGCACCAGCCTTTAATGCGCGGGCTGGGTAACATAACCGCCGGTCTCTTTGGCTTCGTCCATTTCCAGCAGCAGATCCTGCAGCGCCTGGTCGTGCTCACCGGGGGCGTGCCACATGCCCCGCTGGGCGGCTTCGAGCAGCCGTTCGGCCATCTCTTCCAAGGCTGCCGGGTTGTGCTCGCGCAGAAACTGCTGATTGGCGGGATCGAGCACCAGGGCATCGCTGACCTGGGCGTACTGGTAATCGGCCACTAGGTCGGTGGTGGCGTCGTAAGCAAACAGATAGTCCACCGTGGCGGCCATTTCAAAGGCGCCCTTATAGCCGTGCTCGCGCATGGCATTGATCCACTTGGGGTTTAACACCCGGGAGCGAATCACCCTGGCCAGCTCTTCCTTCAAGGTGCGAATCTTGGGTGCGGCGGGGTTGGCGTGGTCGGCGTGATAAATCACCGGCGCCTGACCGCTTAGCGCGCGGCTGGCGTTGGCCATCCCGCCCTGAAAGGCGTAGTAGCTGTTAGAGTCGAGAATATCGTGCTCGCGGTTATCCTGGTTCTGCATCACCGCATCCAGCCCCTGGAGCTGCTGTTCAAAGGCACCCCGCGCGGCCGTGCCCGACTCCTTAAACTGGCCGTAGGCGTAGGCCCCGGCATCGAGATAGGCTTCGGCTAAATCGTCGGCGCTCTCCCAAGAGCGGTTTTCAATCAGCCGGTTCAGGCCCGCGCCATACTCGCCGGGCTTGCTGCCAAAGATACGGTAGCTCGCCTGCTGGGCGGCCATTTCCGGGCTTAGCCCCTGGGCTTCCAGCGTTTGCTGGCGAGCTAATACCGCCTCGCGGATGGTGTTGCTGTTGCCCGGTTCTTCATAAGAGGCGACCGCCTGCACGGCGGCGTCAAACAGACGAATCACATTTGGGAAAGCATCGCGGAAAAACCCGGAGACCCGCAGCGTAACGTCCACCCGTGGGCGATTGAGCAGCATCGAGGGAATGACTTCGAAGTCACTGACCCGTTGGGAGCCCAGCGACCATTTAGGGCGCACGCCCATGAGCGCAAAGGCCTGGGCGATATCGTCGCCACCAGTGCGCATGGTGGCGGTGCCCCAAATCGATAGGCCCAACCGCCGCGGGTAGTCGCCGTTATCCTGCAGGTAGCGCTCGACAAACGCCTGGGCGGATTTTTCGCCCAGCGTCCAGGCGGCGGGAGATGGAATCGAGCGGTTATCGACGCTGAAAAAGTTGCGCCCGGTGGGCAGCGTATCCAAGCGCCCCCGGCTGGGCGCACCACTGGGCCCGGCGGATACAAAGATGCCCTCCAAGCCATCTAGCAGCGATTGAAGCTCCATCTTTACGCCCTGCTGCATGGCGACCCATAAATGCTCGCGGGCGTAGCGCAGCTGCTCTGCGGTATCGGGGTAATCCTGGGCCAGTTCATCCAGGCAGCCGGGCGCTAATACATAGTCGCTCACCCAGCGCTCGGCGAGCAGCTCCAGGCGCTCCCGAGCATCCGCGCCGGTACGCCAAGGGGCATCAAGCTGTTCAATCAACATAGCGGGCTTAGGCCCCTGCCAGGGCTCGTTGGCAGCGGCCAGGGGGTCAAAAGGTTTACTATCATGCTGCTCAATCAACCCTAAATCGCGGGCTAAATTGTGTAGCAGGCCGCGCTGAGCCACGGCTTCGCCTCTGGGCAGCCGCAGTAGCGCCACCAAGGTGCCCGCCCGCTTTTCCTCAGGCGGCAAGGTGCCAAGCACGTGCAGCCCGTGGCGAATCTGGGACTCTTTGATATCGCAGAGGAAGGTATCCAGCTCGTTGAGAAGTTCGGCGTCGTCGCTGGCATGCGCCAACTCCTGGTCAATCCCAGTCTCCCGCAGGTGAGCTAAAATCTGCCCACGGATCAGCGCTTCCCGGCGGGGATCCATATCCAGTGCCTGGTAGTATTCGTCGGTTAGTGCTTCAAGCTCGGCCATGGCGCCGTAGAGTTCGGCCCGGGCCAGGGGTGGCATCAAGTGGTCGATAATCACCGCCTGACTGCGCCGCTTCGCCTGGGCACCCTCGCCGGGGTCATTGACGATAAACGGATAAAAGTGCGGCAGCGGCCCCAGGGCAATATCCGGCCAGCAGTCGGCACTTAGCGCGGTACTTTTCCCCGGCAGCCACTCTAAGTTGCCGTGCTTGCCCACGTGGATAACCGCATCGACCTGATAGTGCTCGCGCAGCCAAAAGTAGAACGCCAAGTAACTATGGGGCGGCGCTAGCTGCATATCGTGGTAGGACTGGGTGAGATCATCAATAAAATCCCGCTCAGGCTGGATACCTACAAAGGTGTCGCCTAAGCGAATACCCGCAATCATCAGCCGTCCTTGACGGCATTTTGGGTCATCCTGCGGTGCGCCCCAGCGCGTCCACACAATGTTCTGCAGCTCCGCAGGCAGGGTTTTAAACCAGGCCAGGTAGTCGTCAACGCTAATGCTCTGCCAGCAGCCGCGCTGATCGAGGCTGGCATGGTCGTTGGTTACCGCCCCTTGGAGCAGGCGGATTAACGCATCGCCACTCTCTGGCAGTTCGCTAAGGGGATAGCCTGCCTCGGCCAAGGCGGTCAAAATATTCAGTGTCGAGGCGGGGGTATCCAGCCCTACCCCATTGCCGATCCGGCCATCGCGATTGGGGTAGTTGGCCATGATCAGCGCGATGCGCTTTTGGCTATTGGGGGTTAGCCGCAGGGAGCAGATGCGCCGGGCCAGTTCGGCCACAAAGGCGGCCCGTTCTGGGTGCACCACGTGGTGGGTGACCGCCAATTGGCAGCGCTGGTTGTAGTGGGCTTCGGCTTTAAACCCCACCGCCCGGGTGATGATGCGACCATCCATTTCCGGCAGCACCACCTGCATGGCCACATCGCGGCTATGCAGCCCGGCGGCCATACCCTGCCAATCTTCGGTGGTGCTGCTGGCAAGGATCGCCTGGAGCACCACGGGCCTCCCAACAAACAGGCTATTTTGCAGGTCAGTTGGCAGCGTATCGCCCAAAGCATCCAACCCATCGGCATTACGATTAACCGCAAAGCTGGTGGTGTTAATCACCAGCATGGCGCCGGTCTGCTCAATCAGATGATTAATAAAATCGATGCAGGGCCCCTCTTTTAAGGAGGCCACCGCCACCGCCAACGGCTCCAGCCCCTGGTCTTTTAGCGCCGCTATCATTCCGTCGGGCACGGCGGTATTGGCCCCCTGCAGATGGCTGCGATAAAACAGCAGCAGGCACACCGGCCGCCCTGGCACCTGCCGATCCCGCCACTCGCTAAGGCTTGACGCCTGCTGATCTTGCGGCGCATAAATCACCGCTGGCGGAATCACCTTGGGCTCCTGCCAGTCGCTCAAGTGACTAGCTACACACTCGCTATCCATATACTCATTGGCGACAAACCGCAGCAGCTGCTCGGCGTTATCAGTACCGCCCTCGCGTAGATAGCGCCACACCCGGTAGGCATCATCAAAGGCAATGGTGGAGTCTTCCAGCAGGGCATCATCGGGGGCGTCGCAGCCCGGCACCAGAATCAGCTGGCGGCCGGGTTTGGCTGCCGCCCAGGCGAGCAGGCGCTCATGGCCATAGGGCCAGTAGGCCTTGCCGCCCAGCAGCGAAACTATCACCAGCTGGGCTTTTTCCAGCACCCGATCTTCGTAAAGATCGTAGGCGGCGGGCTTGACCAGGTTCATCCAGTTGGCCAGCCGCACCGAGGGGTACGCCTCACCCAGGCGATCAACCGCCTGAGCCAACGCCGAAAGGTTGCTATCGGCGGCGGAGAGTATCACGACCTCGGCGGGGCTCTGCTGTAGATCGATGATGCCTTCATCATCGACAAAGCCCCCCGGCTTAGCGGCGAATAAGTGCATTAGCTAGCCGTTTGAGAAGACGTTTGAACCTCTATGTCAGCTAGCGCTTCCCTCAGCGCTGGAATATCCAGGTCTTTACCAATAATCACCAGCTGGGTTTGGCGGAGTTCGTCCTGAGCCCACAGCCGGTCGAAATAACCTTCCAGGCGCTCGCCAACCGCCTGAATGACCCGGCGCATCGGTTTACCTGGAATCGCCGCAAAGCCCTTGGCACGATAGATCTCGTGGTCGATCAGCAGCTGCTGCAGTTTGCTGGCCAGGGCATCGCCATCCACTTCGCCCAGGGTAATCACGCAGGAGTCAAAGTTATCGTGGGCGTGGTCGTGGTGAGCGCCTTCGGCATGGTGCTTATCGTGGTGATTGGTGATGCTATCAATGTTCTCTTCGCTGGCCGCGCCAATGCCCATCAGCGCTTCCAACTGGGCAGTATCACCGGTCACTGTCTGATCGATAAACAGCGTTTTCACCGAGGCACTCACCCGCGCCTGGATCACCGCTTCCACCCGGGTACGCTCTTCCGGGCTAAGCAAGTCCGCCTTGCTGACCAGCACCAGATCCGCCGCGCTGAGCTGATCATCAAGTAGTTCGCGCAGGCTGGGGTCGTGATCGAGGCTTTCATCAGCACGGCGCTGGGCTTCGACTTTATCCACGTCGCTGGCATAGCGGCCGGCGGCCACGGCGGGGCCATCGATCACGGTAATAATCGCATCCACGGTGCAGTGCTGGCGTACATCCGGCCAG encodes the following:
- a CDS encoding cobalamin biosynthesis protein CobG, with translation MLPSPRIKGWCPGAWRPMATGDGLLVRVRPPLGELSRQQMLALCEAAETFGSGLIELTSRANFQLRGVTDASWPPLMAFLVEHQLVSADPEAERQPQLMLAPHWQAGDDSPTIASLLQARGSELAAMPGKVGIAIDAGKAPVLSYSAADFRVERSMEGGLLVRGDGHPLGTAVSDAEAAVEQLIRLTHWFVESGGWDSGRMRRHKAPLPEWAPTDTAPAPPGAKLALGSHLAGQAVGLPFGRATASMLRDLVAPTTVTAVQVTPWRRLLLKGGSGPADDGLIRHNSDPRLLMDACPGAPYCEQASVATQPLAERLSGLKNSSVHLSGCAKGCARRTPADVCLVGEAGRFNLIVNGSADSTPVKTGLTESEVLDFMSKLSESS
- the cobN gene encoding cobaltochelatase subunit CobN, with product MHLFAAKPGGFVDDEGIIDLQQSPAEVVILSAADSNLSALAQAVDRLGEAYPSVRLANWMNLVKPAAYDLYEDRVLEKAQLVIVSLLGGKAYWPYGHERLLAWAAAKPGRQLILVPGCDAPDDALLEDSTIAFDDAYRVWRYLREGGTDNAEQLLRFVANEYMDSECVASHLSDWQEPKVIPPAVIYAPQDQQASSLSEWRDRQVPGRPVCLLLFYRSHLQGANTAVPDGMIAALKDQGLEPLAVAVASLKEGPCIDFINHLIEQTGAMLVINTTSFAVNRNADGLDALGDTLPTDLQNSLFVGRPVVLQAILASSTTEDWQGMAAGLHSRDVAMQVVLPEMDGRIITRAVGFKAEAHYNQRCQLAVTHHVVHPERAAFVAELARRICSLRLTPNSQKRIALIMANYPNRDGRIGNGVGLDTPASTLNILTALAEAGYPLSELPESGDALIRLLQGAVTNDHASLDQRGCWQSISVDDYLAWFKTLPAELQNIVWTRWGAPQDDPKCRQGRLMIAGIRLGDTFVGIQPERDFIDDLTQSYHDMQLAPPHSYLAFYFWLREHYQVDAVIHVGKHGNLEWLPGKSTALSADCWPDIALGPLPHFYPFIVNDPGEGAQAKRRSQAVIIDHLMPPLARAELYGAMAELEALTDEYYQALDMDPRREALIRGQILAHLRETGIDQELAHASDDAELLNELDTFLCDIKESQIRHGLHVLGTLPPEEKRAGTLVALLRLPRGEAVAQRGLLHNLARDLGLIEQHDSKPFDPLAAANEPWQGPKPAMLIEQLDAPWRTGADARERLELLAERWVSDYVLAPGCLDELAQDYPDTAEQLRYAREHLWVAMQQGVKMELQSLLDGLEGIFVSAGPSGAPSRGRLDTLPTGRNFFSVDNRSIPSPAAWTLGEKSAQAFVERYLQDNGDYPRRLGLSIWGTATMRTGGDDIAQAFALMGVRPKWSLGSQRVSDFEVIPSMLLNRPRVDVTLRVSGFFRDAFPNVIRLFDAAVQAVASYEEPGNSNTIREAVLARQQTLEAQGLSPEMAAQQASYRIFGSKPGEYGAGLNRLIENRSWESADDLAEAYLDAGAYAYGQFKESGTAARGAFEQQLQGLDAVMQNQDNREHDILDSNSYYAFQGGMANASRALSGQAPVIYHADHANPAAPKIRTLKEELARVIRSRVLNPKWINAMREHGYKGAFEMAATVDYLFAYDATTDLVADYQYAQVSDALVLDPANQQFLREHNPAALEEMAERLLEAAQRGMWHAPGEHDQALQDLLLEMDEAKETGGYVTQPAH
- the cobW gene encoding cobalamin biosynthesis protein CobW codes for the protein MKLNKIPATVVTGFLGSGKTTLLANILRQVTGKRIAVIVNEFGEQDIDSSLLRSCALGCEPGSEPGSEGEQLDGEDGSIYELANGCICCTVEEEFLPVMKKLVARRNDIDHILIETSGLALPKPLVQAFNWPDVRQHCTVDAIITVIDGPAVAAGRYASDVDKVEAQRRADESLDHDPSLRELLDDQLSAADLVLVSKADLLSPEERTRVEAVIQARVSASVKTLFIDQTVTGDTAQLEALMGIGAASEENIDSITNHHDKHHAEGAHHDHAHDNFDSCVITLGEVDGDALASKLQQLLIDHEIYRAKGFAAIPGKPMRRVIQAVGERLEGYFDRLWAQDELRQTQLVIIGKDLDIPALREALADIEVQTSSQTAS